One window of the Lemur catta isolate mLemCat1 chromosome 6, mLemCat1.pri, whole genome shotgun sequence genome contains the following:
- the SNRPF gene encoding small nuclear ribonucleoprotein F isoform X2 has protein sequence MSLPLNPKPFLNGLTGKPVMVKLKWGMEYKGYLVSVDGYMNMQLANTEEYIDGALSGHLGEVLIRCNNVLYIRGVEEEEEDGEMRE, from the exons ATG AGTTTACCCCTCAATCCCAAACCTTTCCTCAATGGATTAACAGGAAAGCCAGTGATGGTGAAACTGAAGTGGGGAATGGAGTACAAGGGCTACCTGGTATCTGTAGATGGCTATATGAACATGCAG cTTGCAAATACAGAAGAATACATAGATGGTGCATTGTCTGGACATCTGGGTGAAGTTTTAATAAG GTgtaataatgtcctttatatcagAGGTgttgaagaagaggaagaagatggggAAATGAGAGAATAG